In Cotesia glomerata isolate CgM1 linkage group LG1, MPM_Cglom_v2.3, whole genome shotgun sequence, one genomic interval encodes:
- the LOC123263671 gene encoding protein toll-like → MNWLQWYLVFNVLLLSWAIDCPKGNFCGSCESHPFRAYEITCKEEEHPKFIVQYKPRSNLIINCLGSKNWTYFDLGSVQQVKTVEYLKFENCVFSDQVNLGKIVKNIFNDTVEELSFEACKNLSSVLTREGLKDFKKLRSLDLQGNSLSNLTSEPFKELPNLTVLNFATNDLKELPPKFLNIPSLRKIELGWNKLEVIKRSNFENLGHLVFLNLWKNNITEIEANAFDNIRDLQSIDLHGNKLRSIPQDIFSKLSKLKTINLSLNNFTNDSFPEDLFRYNNMLEMLIMTSNHRNITTLPNGFLSNLTSLRTINMENNGFHQMPENFLWGTTSLTTIKLQDNYISTIPRYFFRDLKNLKFLDMSGNTIDHLPNDVFESLRQLTNLNLAKNRIKYLSSNHLTGLSSLETLNMERNNMVQIDGHAFKDLEKLKVAYFSYNQLNLTNKGLSDEYGYRSPFHKCVSTIEEIYVDHNNIVEMFQDWTEMTHLKILNVSHNKIFYLHARDLTLSSKKAEVDLTYNMIESINMYKNVYEKLIENYSHDAVIDIGNNPLKCDCQIYDLLQYFEGELPYLHNRFYLKAEDLKCQSPVEMKSLVVKDLKSKDLTCVYHDSEDTGNLCPSPCSCKVRPSNKAFLVDCLYRGLKEAPQPFTNPGHHVEMDLSGNYLKTVPSLKQKGYENITILRLSNNYISSIDANNLSDTLEELYLDNNNMTELDSQVLNVLKNSTNIKHLTLNDNAWRCDCEARNLFEFIQHKRVKIPELQNVICGGTNIPIFSATLDEFCPFDMYWVIGICVGIAILGILIGGVSALYYHYQHEIKVWLYAHQWCLWFVTESELDKDKTYDAFISFSHKDEEFIVNELVPKLEQGPKPFKICVHYRDWLVGEWIPQQIARSVDESRRTIVVLSPNFLKSEWGKMEFRAAHNQALSDDRARVIVILYGDIKPSDITDPELKTYLTMNTYVQWGDPWFWDKLRYALPHSKDVKKKKNNVFENHQPTLQIVNEKTNGSIPQPTAPSLNKTITDV, encoded by the exons ATGAATTGGCTTCAATGGTATCTAGTGTTCAACGTCTTATTACTATCTTGGGCTATCGATTGTCCCAAGGGTAACTTTTGCGGATCATGTGAGTCTCATCCATTCAGGGCGTATGAAATCACTTGCAAAGAAGAAGAACATCCAAAGTTCATAGTACAATACAAACCGagaagtaatttaattatcaattgttTGGGCTCAAAAAATTGGACTTATTTTGACCTTGGTTCAGTTCAACAAGTTAAGACAGTTGAATATTTGAAGTTTGAAAACTGCGTTTTTTCTGACCAAGTCAATCTTGGAaagattgtaaaaaatatattcaatgaTACTGTGGAAGAATTGAGTTTCGAGGCATGTAAGAATTTATCATCAGTATTGACTCGAGAGGGCTTAAaagatttcaagaagctcaGAAGTCTTGATCTGCAAGGGAACAGTCTATCAAATTTAACTAGTGAACCATTCAAGGAGCTTCCCAATCTCACGGTGTTAAATTTTGCTACGAATGACTTGAAGGAATTGccaccaaaatttttaaacattccGAGTCTTAGAAAAATTGAACTCGGTTGGAATAAATTGGAAGTAATTAAACGATCGAACTTCGAAAATCTCGGACACctcgtttttttaaatttatggaaGAACAATATTACTGAAATTGAAGCAAATGCTTTTGACAATATTCGTGACCTTCAATCAATTGATTTACATGGCAACAAATTGAGAAGTATACCACAGgatattttttccaaattatcGAAACTCAAAACGATTAATTTGTCGTTAAATAATTTCACCAATGACTCATTCCCAGAAGATTTGTTCCGTTATAACAACATGCTGGAAATGTTAATAATGACTAGTAATCATCGTAATATTACAACTTTACCAAATGGATTCTTGAGCAATTTAACTAGTTTAAGAACAATAAACATGGAAAATAATGGATTCCATCAAATGccagaaaattttctttgggGAACAACGAGCCTTACAACTATAAAACTGcaagataattatatttcaacAATACCACGATACTTCTtcagagatttaaaaaatttgaagtttttagACATGAGCGGAAATACAATTGATCATCTAcctaatgacgtttttgaatcGTTGAGGCAACTTACGAATTTAAATTTAGCCAAAAATCGGATTAAATATCTAAGCTC AAATCATCTAACTGGATTGTCATCACTCGAAACTTTGAATATGGAACGAAATAATATGGTTCAAATTGATGGGCATGCATTCAAGGacttggaaaaattaaaagttgcgTATTTCTCGTACAATCAACTCAATTTGACAAACAAAGGCTTGAGTGATGAATATGGTTATCGATCACCATTCCATAAATGTGTATCTACGATAGAAGAGATATATGTCGATCATAATAACATTGTAGAAATGTTTCAAGACTGGACTGAAATGACCCATTTGAAGATATTAAATGTGTCtcataacaaaatattttatttacat gCAAGAGATTTGACATTATCGTCTAAAAAAGCTGAAGTAGATTTGACCTACAATATGATTGAGTCTATCAATATGTATAAAAACGTCTacgaaaaattgattgaaaattactcTCATGATGCAGTCATAGACATCGGAAATAATCCACTCAAATGTGACTGTCAAATATATGATCTTCTTCAATACTTTGAAGGAGAACTTCCTTATCTACACAACAGGTTTTACTTAAAAGCAGAAGATTTAAAATGCCAATCTCCAGTAGAAATGAAAAGTCTTGTAGTTAAAGACTTGAAATCTAAAGATTTGACCTGTGTGTATCATGATTCAGAAGACACCGGTAATTTATGTCCAAGCCCGTGTAGCTGTAAAGTAAGACCATCAAATAAAGCTTTCTTGGTTGATTGTTTGTACCGGGGATTGAAAGAAGCTCCACAACCTTTCACCAATCCAGGTCATCATGTTGAAATGGATTTATCAGGAAACTATTTAAAAACAGTGCCttcattaaaacaaaaaggatatgaaaatattacaattttacGGCTGAGCAACAATTATATCAGTAGTATTGACGCTAATAATTTATCAGACACACTAGAAGAATTATATTTGGATAACAATAACATGACTGAGTTGGACAGTCAAGTTTTGAATGtgcttaaaaattcaacaaatatCAAACATCTTACTTTAAACGATAACGCATGGAGGTGTGATTGTGAGGCtcgtaatttatttgaattcatTCAACATAAAAGAGTAAAGATACCAGAGTTGCAAAACGTCATTTGCGGTGGAACCAATATACCAATCTTTTCAGCAACATTAGACGAATTTTGTCCATTTGATATGTACTGGGTAATTGGAATTTGTGTCGGCATTGCTATACTTGGAATTCTTATTGGCGGAGTCTCAGCATTGTACTATCACTATCAACATGAAATAAAAGTCTGGCTATACGCCCATCAGTGGTGTCTCTGGTTTGTCACCGAATCCGAGCTTGACAAGGACAAAACCTATGACGCATTTATAAGCTTTTCTCACAAAGATGAAGAGTTTATAGTGAACGAATTAGTTCCAAAACTTGAACAAGGACCGAAACCATTCAAAATATGCGTGCATTATCGTGACTGGCTGGTCGGTGAATGGATTCCACAACAAATTGCGCGGTCGGTTGATGAATCACGGCGAACAATCGTTGTTCTCTCACCAAATTTCTTGAAAAGTGAATGGGGTAAAATGGAATTCCGTGCAGCCCATAATCAAGCTCTTAGTGACGATCGAGCTAGAGTTATTGTTATTCTGTACGGCGATATTAAGCCTTCTGATATTACTGATCCTGAACTCAAAACTTATCTTACTATGAACACCTACGTCCAGTGGGGTGATCCATGGTTCTGGGACAAACTCAGATATGCTCTTCCCCACTCCAAAgatgtgaagaaaaaaaagaacaatgtTTTTGAAAACCACCAGCCCACTTTGCAAATagtaaatgaaaaaacaaatGGATCGATACCACAGCCAACAGCTCCAAGCTTAAACAAAACTATCACAGATGTTTAA
- the LOC123263685 gene encoding cation-independent mannose-6-phosphate receptor-like isoform X3 — MGRLIILVLLASECYFGECNKQVIPPSYCEIDLGVHALKFDFRKLSEVNDDYILKHESTNETIKFQLCKPLKKTCNEASGVAGCLIRGNEEIILGKVPEVQHEDGRISFSYVGEKCGDKFYYTFNVIMMCDSQAEYSYPELFPYDQKQCNFIAVWKTKLACGVNFEASEHSVDCKVTDEKTKTFYDLGSLKKTSDNYIVHIDNKSSIILNVCHTVVFGSGVVCPFSAACLRNSTNSITYSSIGDVSSPKIVNGSVTLTYSTGALCADMTHSDTTISFVCDFKAYETQPALGQLKDDCHYNVIWKTIAACDNKKAEEYKQKTSASCKFTNPITNYEYNLDSLKGEDYIVRSANDEYKFSVCGPLLTNFCKKGNDDSAGVCSAHNRIVGGKANSKLISTVGGLYLNYTDGSSCQGNRSRFTIIAFRCSPEGSDAVPIITEESTCHLVIQWNTSLACEKKVSSSNYERETKIKEPVIKQSADIINQASSFSASKVVEASTDDDKHTKGNSYVTGIVIVSILVGSSIFLAVCFLNAKVQECVKSCLRCRFLKKSDVRMRYSKV; from the exons atGGGTCGTTTAATAATACTTGTATTATTAGCTAGCGAATGTTACTTTGGAGAATGTAATAAG caAGTCATACCACCTAGTTATTGTGAAATTGACTTAGGAGTTCACGCGTTGAAATTTGACTTTAGAAAACTCTCCGAAGTTAATGATGATTATATTCTTAAGCATGAAAGTACGAATGAAACGATCAAATTTCAACTGTGTAAACCATTGAAGAAAACTTGCAATGAAGCCAGTGGCGTAGCAGGATGTCTTATTCGAGGGAACGAAGAAATAATATTAG GAAAAGTACCTGAGGTTCAACATGAAGATGGAAGAATTTCATTTAGCTATGTCGGAGAAAAATGtggagataaattttattatacttttaatgTGATAATGATGTGTGATTCCCAAGCTGAATACTCATATCCTGAACTCTTTCCTTac GACCAGAAACAGTGCAATTTTATTGCTGTTTGGAAAACAAAACTAGCTTGTGGAGTTAATTTTGAAGCATCTGAACATTCAGTTGATTGTAAAGTGACCGACGAAAAAACCAAAACATTTTATGATTTaggaagtttaaaaaaaacctcagataattatattgtccatatagataataaatcatcaataattttaaatgtttgtcATACAGTCGTATTTGGAAGTGGAGTAGTTTGTCCATTCTCAGCAGCATGTTTGAGAAATAGTACAAATTCAATAAC ttattcaAGTATTGGAGATGTATCATCACCAAAAATTGTAAATGGTAGCGTTACTTTAACATATAGTACTGGTGCGCTTTGTGCAGACATGACCCACAGTGATACAACAATTTCTTTTGTTTGTGATTTTAAAGCTTAc gaaACTCAACCAGCGCTTGGACAATTGAAAGATGATTGTCATTATAATGTTATATGGAAAACAATTGCTGCTTGTGACAATAAAAAAGCCGAAGAATACAAACAAAAGACATCGGCCTCCTGTAAATTTACGAATCCAATCACTAATTACGA ATATAACTTAGATTCATTAAAAGGAGAAGACTATATTGTAAGATCAGCTAACGATGAGTACAAATTCAGTGTGTGTGGACCTTTGTTgacaaatttttgtaaaaaaggGAACGATGATTCGGCTG GCGTTTGTTCAGCGCATAATCGAATAGTCGGTGGAAAAGCcaattctaaattaatttcaactgttGGAGGTTTATATCTGAATTATACGGATGGATCGTCGTGTCAAGGAAATAGAAGTCGTTTCACAATAATTGCGTTTCGTTGTTCACCAGAAGGTTCCGACGCTGTGCCTATAATAACTGAAGAAAGTACATGTCATTTGGTGATTCAATGGAATACATCATTAGCGTGTGAAAAAAAG gTTTCATCATCTAACTATGAGCGAGagactaaaattaaagaaCCAGTTATTAAACAAAGTGCAGATATAATAAATCAAGCATCCTCTTTTTCAGCATCGAAAGTTGTTGAGGCATCGACTGATGATGATAAACATACCAAAGGAAATTCTTATG TTACTGGAATAGTAATCGTCTCCATTTTGGTCGGAAGTAGTATTTTTTTGGCGGTATGTTTTTTGAATGCCAAAGTACAAGAGTGTGTGAAATCTTGCCTTCGTTGCAGATTTTTGAAGAAGTCAGATGTAAGGATGCGGTATTCAAAG gtttaa
- the LOC123263685 gene encoding cation-independent mannose-6-phosphate receptor-like isoform X1, which yields MGRLIILVLLASECYFGECNKQVIPPSYCEIDLGVHALKFDFRKLSEVNDDYILKHESTNETIKFQLCKPLKKTCNEASGVAGCLIRGNEEIILGKVPEVQHEDGRISFSYVGEKCGDKFYYTFNVIMMCDSQAEYSYPELFPYDQKQCNFIAVWKTKLACGVNFEASEHSVDCKVTDEKTKTFYDLGSLKKTSDNYIVHIDNKSSIILNVCHTVVFGSGVVCPFSAACLRNSTNSITYSSIGDVSSPKIVNGSVTLTYSTGALCADMTHSDTTISFVCDFKAYETQPALGQLKDDCHYNVIWKTIAACDNKKAEEYKQKTSASCKFTNPITNYEYNLDSLKGEDYIVRSANDEYKFSVCGPLLTNFCKKGNDDSAGVCSAHNRIVGGKANSKLISTVGGLYLNYTDGSSCQGNRSRFTIIAFRCSPEGSDAVPIITEESTCHLVIQWNTSLACEKKVSSSNYERETKIKEPVIKQSADIINQASSFSASKVVEASTDDDKHTKGNSYVTGIVIVSILVGSSIFLAVCFLNAKVQECVKSCLRCRFLKKSDVRMRYSKISTSSEADALLDGPDTMCQSDSDDDLLRL from the exons atGGGTCGTTTAATAATACTTGTATTATTAGCTAGCGAATGTTACTTTGGAGAATGTAATAAG caAGTCATACCACCTAGTTATTGTGAAATTGACTTAGGAGTTCACGCGTTGAAATTTGACTTTAGAAAACTCTCCGAAGTTAATGATGATTATATTCTTAAGCATGAAAGTACGAATGAAACGATCAAATTTCAACTGTGTAAACCATTGAAGAAAACTTGCAATGAAGCCAGTGGCGTAGCAGGATGTCTTATTCGAGGGAACGAAGAAATAATATTAG GAAAAGTACCTGAGGTTCAACATGAAGATGGAAGAATTTCATTTAGCTATGTCGGAGAAAAATGtggagataaattttattatacttttaatgTGATAATGATGTGTGATTCCCAAGCTGAATACTCATATCCTGAACTCTTTCCTTac GACCAGAAACAGTGCAATTTTATTGCTGTTTGGAAAACAAAACTAGCTTGTGGAGTTAATTTTGAAGCATCTGAACATTCAGTTGATTGTAAAGTGACCGACGAAAAAACCAAAACATTTTATGATTTaggaagtttaaaaaaaacctcagataattatattgtccatatagataataaatcatcaataattttaaatgtttgtcATACAGTCGTATTTGGAAGTGGAGTAGTTTGTCCATTCTCAGCAGCATGTTTGAGAAATAGTACAAATTCAATAAC ttattcaAGTATTGGAGATGTATCATCACCAAAAATTGTAAATGGTAGCGTTACTTTAACATATAGTACTGGTGCGCTTTGTGCAGACATGACCCACAGTGATACAACAATTTCTTTTGTTTGTGATTTTAAAGCTTAc gaaACTCAACCAGCGCTTGGACAATTGAAAGATGATTGTCATTATAATGTTATATGGAAAACAATTGCTGCTTGTGACAATAAAAAAGCCGAAGAATACAAACAAAAGACATCGGCCTCCTGTAAATTTACGAATCCAATCACTAATTACGA ATATAACTTAGATTCATTAAAAGGAGAAGACTATATTGTAAGATCAGCTAACGATGAGTACAAATTCAGTGTGTGTGGACCTTTGTTgacaaatttttgtaaaaaaggGAACGATGATTCGGCTG GCGTTTGTTCAGCGCATAATCGAATAGTCGGTGGAAAAGCcaattctaaattaatttcaactgttGGAGGTTTATATCTGAATTATACGGATGGATCGTCGTGTCAAGGAAATAGAAGTCGTTTCACAATAATTGCGTTTCGTTGTTCACCAGAAGGTTCCGACGCTGTGCCTATAATAACTGAAGAAAGTACATGTCATTTGGTGATTCAATGGAATACATCATTAGCGTGTGAAAAAAAG gTTTCATCATCTAACTATGAGCGAGagactaaaattaaagaaCCAGTTATTAAACAAAGTGCAGATATAATAAATCAAGCATCCTCTTTTTCAGCATCGAAAGTTGTTGAGGCATCGACTGATGATGATAAACATACCAAAGGAAATTCTTATG TTACTGGAATAGTAATCGTCTCCATTTTGGTCGGAAGTAGTATTTTTTTGGCGGTATGTTTTTTGAATGCCAAAGTACAAGAGTGTGTGAAATCTTGCCTTCGTTGCAGATTTTTGAAGAAGTCAGATGTAAGGATGCGGTATTCAAAG ATAAGTACAAGCTCCGAAGCAGATGCATTACTGGATGGCCCAGATACAATGTGTCAGTCGGATAGTGATGACGACTTActaagattataa
- the LOC123263685 gene encoding cation-independent mannose-6-phosphate receptor-like isoform X2: MGRLIILVLLASECYFGECNKQVIPPSYCEIDLGVHALKFDFRKLSEVNDDYILKHESTNETIKFQLCKPLKKTCNEASGVAGCLIRGNEEIILGKVPEVQHEDGRISFSYVGEKCGDKFYYTFNVIMMCDSQAEYSYPELFPYDQKQCNFIAVWKTKLACGVNFEASEHSVDCKVTDEKTKTFYDLGSLKKTSDNYIVHIDNKSSIILNVCHTVVFGSGVVCPFSAACLRNSTNSITYSSIGDVSSPKIVNGSVTLTYSTGALCADMTHSDTTISFVCDFKAYETQPALGQLKDDCHYNVIWKTIAACDNKKAEEYKQKTSASCKFTNPITNYEYNLDSLKGEDYIVRSANDEYKFSVCGPLLTNFCKKGNDDSAGVCSAHNRIVGGKANSKLISTVGGLYLNYTDGSSCQGNRSRFTIIAFRCSPEGSDAVPIITEESTCHLVIQWNTSLACEKKVSSSNYERETKIKEPVIKQSADIINQASSFSASKVVEASTDDDKHTKGNSYVTGIVIVSILVGSSIFLAVCFLNAKVQECVKSCLRCRFLKKSDVRMRYSKKQLIKRADLKMT, translated from the exons atGGGTCGTTTAATAATACTTGTATTATTAGCTAGCGAATGTTACTTTGGAGAATGTAATAAG caAGTCATACCACCTAGTTATTGTGAAATTGACTTAGGAGTTCACGCGTTGAAATTTGACTTTAGAAAACTCTCCGAAGTTAATGATGATTATATTCTTAAGCATGAAAGTACGAATGAAACGATCAAATTTCAACTGTGTAAACCATTGAAGAAAACTTGCAATGAAGCCAGTGGCGTAGCAGGATGTCTTATTCGAGGGAACGAAGAAATAATATTAG GAAAAGTACCTGAGGTTCAACATGAAGATGGAAGAATTTCATTTAGCTATGTCGGAGAAAAATGtggagataaattttattatacttttaatgTGATAATGATGTGTGATTCCCAAGCTGAATACTCATATCCTGAACTCTTTCCTTac GACCAGAAACAGTGCAATTTTATTGCTGTTTGGAAAACAAAACTAGCTTGTGGAGTTAATTTTGAAGCATCTGAACATTCAGTTGATTGTAAAGTGACCGACGAAAAAACCAAAACATTTTATGATTTaggaagtttaaaaaaaacctcagataattatattgtccatatagataataaatcatcaataattttaaatgtttgtcATACAGTCGTATTTGGAAGTGGAGTAGTTTGTCCATTCTCAGCAGCATGTTTGAGAAATAGTACAAATTCAATAAC ttattcaAGTATTGGAGATGTATCATCACCAAAAATTGTAAATGGTAGCGTTACTTTAACATATAGTACTGGTGCGCTTTGTGCAGACATGACCCACAGTGATACAACAATTTCTTTTGTTTGTGATTTTAAAGCTTAc gaaACTCAACCAGCGCTTGGACAATTGAAAGATGATTGTCATTATAATGTTATATGGAAAACAATTGCTGCTTGTGACAATAAAAAAGCCGAAGAATACAAACAAAAGACATCGGCCTCCTGTAAATTTACGAATCCAATCACTAATTACGA ATATAACTTAGATTCATTAAAAGGAGAAGACTATATTGTAAGATCAGCTAACGATGAGTACAAATTCAGTGTGTGTGGACCTTTGTTgacaaatttttgtaaaaaaggGAACGATGATTCGGCTG GCGTTTGTTCAGCGCATAATCGAATAGTCGGTGGAAAAGCcaattctaaattaatttcaactgttGGAGGTTTATATCTGAATTATACGGATGGATCGTCGTGTCAAGGAAATAGAAGTCGTTTCACAATAATTGCGTTTCGTTGTTCACCAGAAGGTTCCGACGCTGTGCCTATAATAACTGAAGAAAGTACATGTCATTTGGTGATTCAATGGAATACATCATTAGCGTGTGAAAAAAAG gTTTCATCATCTAACTATGAGCGAGagactaaaattaaagaaCCAGTTATTAAACAAAGTGCAGATATAATAAATCAAGCATCCTCTTTTTCAGCATCGAAAGTTGTTGAGGCATCGACTGATGATGATAAACATACCAAAGGAAATTCTTATG TTACTGGAATAGTAATCGTCTCCATTTTGGTCGGAAGTAGTATTTTTTTGGCGGTATGTTTTTTGAATGCCAAAGTACAAGAGTGTGTGAAATCTTGCCTTCGTTGCAGATTTTTGAAGAAGTCAGATGTAAGGATGCGGTATTCAAAG AAACAACTAATTAAAAGGGCTGATTTGAAGAtgacttga